In Gossypium raimondii isolate GPD5lz chromosome 12, ASM2569854v1, whole genome shotgun sequence, a single window of DNA contains:
- the LOC105765137 gene encoding uncharacterized protein LOC105765137 isoform X2: MEAALAELERVQLQILRRISKLELSHLPQNAEPIPSSSPLTNGDASSDVEACLSNILRSNGVNDFIFKRVASDYYDWPLESRRDVLGAASVHHLCKSIVLYTARFNAETVKNFLYTLNNGKISKKKFNLRLAPEETSIKLTGYEHNAVTCIGMQTDIPVILDEAIVKLDPDFFWLGGGEVDLKLGIRTSEFINFVKPFIVSCSGT; the protein is encoded by the exons ATGGAGGCTGCGTTGGCAGAGCTAGAGAGAGTCCAGCTTCAAATCCTTCGGCGAATATCGAAGCTAGAGCTCTCTCACCTGCCTCAAAATGCTGAACCTATCCCTTCTTCATCCCCTCTCACTAACGGCGATGCTAGCTCCGATGTTGAAGCTTGCCTCTCTAATATTCTACGATCCAATGGCGTCAACGACTTCATTTTCAAGCGAGTCGCCTCCGATTACTACGACTGGCCTCTCGAGTCCCGCCGCGACGTTCTCGGCGCCGCCTCTGTTCATCATCTTTGCAAAAGCATCGTTTTG TATACTGCTAGATTCAACGCTGAAACTGTCAAAAATTTTCTCTACACACTCAACAATGGAAAGATATCAAAGAAGAAATTTAACT TGAGACTTGCTCCTGAGGAAACATCAATAAAGTTGACTGGCTATGAGCACAATGCAGTTACTTGCATCGGTATGCAAACTGACATTCCA GTAATTTTAGATGAAGCCATTGTAAAGCTTGATCCAGATTTCTTCTGGTTGGGTGGAGGCGAGGTTGATTTGAAGCTGGGAATCAGAACCTCTGAATTTATAAACTTTGTCAAACCTTTCATTGTCAGCTGCAGTGGTACCTAA
- the LOC105765137 gene encoding uncharacterized protein LOC105765137 isoform X1 — MEAALAELERVQLQILRRISKLELSHLPQNAEPIPSSSPLTNGDASSDVEACLSNILRSNGVNDFIFKRVASDYYDWPLESRRDVLGAASVHHLCKSIVLVNTQALSNVIDCSDRNNSKYYVVVVQYTARFNAETVKNFLYTLNNGKISKKKFNLRLAPEETSIKLTGYEHNAVTCIGMQTDIPVILDEAIVKLDPDFFWLGGGEVDLKLGIRTSEFINFVKPFIVSCSGT; from the exons ATGGAGGCTGCGTTGGCAGAGCTAGAGAGAGTCCAGCTTCAAATCCTTCGGCGAATATCGAAGCTAGAGCTCTCTCACCTGCCTCAAAATGCTGAACCTATCCCTTCTTCATCCCCTCTCACTAACGGCGATGCTAGCTCCGATGTTGAAGCTTGCCTCTCTAATATTCTACGATCCAATGGCGTCAACGACTTCATTTTCAAGCGAGTCGCCTCCGATTACTACGACTGGCCTCTCGAGTCCCGCCGCGACGTTCTCGGCGCCGCCTCTGTTCATCATCTTTGCAAAAGCATCGTTTTG GTTAATACTCAAGCCCTGTCCAATGTAATTGATTGTAGTGATCGAAACAATTCAAAGTATTATGTTGTTGTAGTTCAG TATACTGCTAGATTCAACGCTGAAACTGTCAAAAATTTTCTCTACACACTCAACAATGGAAAGATATCAAAGAAGAAATTTAACT TGAGACTTGCTCCTGAGGAAACATCAATAAAGTTGACTGGCTATGAGCACAATGCAGTTACTTGCATCGGTATGCAAACTGACATTCCA GTAATTTTAGATGAAGCCATTGTAAAGCTTGATCCAGATTTCTTCTGGTTGGGTGGAGGCGAGGTTGATTTGAAGCTGGGAATCAGAACCTCTGAATTTATAAACTTTGTCAAACCTTTCATTGTCAGCTGCAGTGGTACCTAA
- the LOC105765138 gene encoding uncharacterized protein LOC105765138 → MYSLGVIFFLLCLPMHACNARCLGYAADIDNHADFLAKDVNKLKLHDQLEMKSSISKEVQTQEYGVHGIRKQENGTDANNMKQTLCNLLLKAKQAVENAISSGYEIILSSGVDFHGMAKVEGLKRVRRSRSMLGNSGGDTEEDVGSKEKDMVDGDIDDVMDYSQPHRKPPIHNEKN, encoded by the exons ATGTATTCGCTAGGTGTTATCTTCTTTCTCCTTTGTCTTCCTATGCATGCATGCAATGCTCGTTGTCTAGGTTATGCTGCTGATATTGACAATCATGCCGATTTTCTTGCCAAG GATGTCAATAAGTTGAAGCTCCACGATCAACTAGAGATGAAGTCTTCAATCTCAAAGGAAGTACAAACACAAGAATATGGGGTTCACGGAATAAGAAAACAAGAGAATGGGACTGATGCAAATAATATGAAACAAACACTTTGCAACTTACTTCTCAAGGCAAAACAAGCTGTTGAAAATGCTATTTCATCAG GATATGAAATTATCTTGTCTTCTGGGGTTGATTTCCACGGCATGGCAAAAGTAGAG GGATTGAAGAGAGTAAGAAGGTCAAGGTCCATGTTAGGAAATTCAGGTGGTGACACTGAGGAAGATGTGGGTTCCAAGGAAAAGGATATGGTGGATGGGGACATTGACGACGTTATGGATTATTCACAACCCCATCGGAAACCTCCTATTCATAATGAAAAAAACTAG
- the LOC105765139 gene encoding scarecrow-like protein 22, giving the protein MQRKAKGAVELPGFASICQQNKWIKQREANSFNFENSFYYNNEPEPTSVLHLRRSQSPPTSASTLSSSFNGGATGSGGGVSSTGNINTTAATIAPPETTAPNNSKEEWASELQPIPSELDLVPGPGGSQRCNSGLEDWETMLSESAVSLNQDHSLLRWIAGEVDDPSFGLKQLLQSGSSGPNQGVDFEGNAGVGAVDQGPASDPIGSLISSGSGNGISNAALNLGGFPGSGFVPNANNENEPSCSSVELVNNSKVLGATVGSNCNIQIPLFSSPASNFGLPVSLPILYQQQHQEEKPRIFIGPQQHPQYPNFFLPLAQEHHLLQPLPQRLHSGNLELSSQIPKLPFADAGHELFTRKQQQHMGFSQGVQYVPQQQPLMVEKKRVLVPGEEMAQPQHQYQLHQQQQATLFDQLYKAAELVGTGNFSHAQLILARLNQQVSPVGMPLQRAAFYFKEALQVLLLMNNPVSPPPPRSPTAFDVIFKMGAYKVFSEVSPLIQFVNFTCNQALLEALDDTDRIHIVDFDIGFGAQWASFMQELPMRSRGAPSLRITAFASPSMHHSIELGLMRDILMQFANEIGLSFELEVVNFDSLDQNPHSLPMFQSNGNEAIAVNFPVWSCSNRPSALPHLMRFVKQLSPKIVVSLDQGCDRNDLTFPQHVIHAFQSYTNLLESLDAGNATSDAVNKIERFLFVPRIESSVLGRLQTPEKMPLWSTLFSSAGFTSVTFSNFTENQADCVVKRAQVRGFHVEKRQASLVLCWQQRNLISASAWRC; this is encoded by the exons ATGCAAAGAAAG GCTAAAGGGGCGGTGGAACTCCCGGGTTTTGCTTCGATTTGTCAACAAAACAAGTGGATAAAGCAACGAGAAGCTAATAGCTTTAACTTTGAAAACAGCTTTTACTACAACAACGAACCAGAACCAACTTCTGTTCTTCATTTAAGAAGAAGCCAAAGCCCACCCACATCAGCATCCactctctcttcttcttttaacGGCGGAGCCACCGGTTCTGGAGGCGGAGTCAGTTCCACCGGAAATATCAACACCACGGCGGCCACCATAGCACCTCCTGAGACTACAGCTCCAAACAATAGCAAAGAAGAATGGGCCTCGGAGCTTCAACCTATCCCGAGTGAACTAGACCTTGTTCCAGGGCCTGGAGGCTCTCAGAGATGCAATAGCGGATTGGAAGATTGGGAGACTATGCTGTCTGAGTCAGCCGTGTCTCTGAATCAAGACCACTCGCTTCTGCGTTGGATTGCTGGTGAGGTGGATGACCCTTCCTTCGGTCTCAAGCAGCTGCTTCAAAGTGGGAGTAGTGGTCCTAATCAGGGTGTTGATTTTGAAGGCAATGCAGGGGTGGGGGCTGTTGATCAGGGTCCAGCGTCTGACCCAATTGGTAGCCTAATTTCTTCTGGTTCTGGCAATGGGATTTCAAATGCTGCTCTTAATTTGGGAGGTTTTCCTGGTTCTGGGTTTGTGCCGAATGCCAACAATGAGAATGAACCAAGTTGTTCTTCAGTTGAGCTTGTTAACAATAGCAAGGTTCTCGGTGCTACTGTTGGGTCCAATTGTAACATTCAAATTCCATTGTTTAGCTCTCCGGCTAGCAATTTTGGCCTTCCTGTTTCTTTGCCTATCCTTTATCAACAGCAGCATCAAGAAGAGAAACCTCGGATTTTCATTGGTCCGCAACAGCATCCCCAATATCCGAACTTTTTCCTGCCATTGGCTCAAGAACATCACCTCCTCCAGCCTTTACCACAGCGCCTCCATTCTGGTAACTTAGAACTTTCTTCTCAGATCCCAAAACTCCCCTTTGCTGATGCCGGGCATGAGTTGTTTACGAGAAAACAGCAACAGCATATGGGGTTTTCTCAGGGAGTCCAGTATGTTCCTCAGCAGCAGCCGCTGATGGTCGAAAAGAAGAGAGTGCTGGTCCCAGGAGAGGAGATGGCTCAGCCACAGCATCAGTACCAGTTACACCAGCAACAACAAGCCACATTGTTCGACCAGCTTTACAAGGCTGCTGAGTTGGTAGGGACTGGGAATTTTTCACACGCGCAATTGATATTGGCGCGGCTCAATCAACAGGTCTCCCCTGTAGGTATGCCCCTCCAAAGGGCTGCTTTCTACTTCAAGGAGGCTTTACAAGTACTTCTCCTCATGAATAACCCAGTCTCTCCCCCGCCTCCAAGGAGCCCCACCGCTTTCGATGTTATCTTCAAAATGGGGGCTTACAAGGTCTTCTCTGAAGTTTCTCCGCTCATCCAATTCGTCAATTTTACTTGCAATCAGGCTCTCCTTGAAGCTCTTGATGATACTGATCGGATTCACATTGTGGACTTTGATATTGGTTTTGGTGCTCAATGGGCTTCCTTTATGCAGGAGCTTCCCATGAGGAGTAGAGGAGCTCCCTCATTGAGAATTACTGCCTTTGCCTCCCCTTCAATGCACCATTCTATTGAGCTTGGGCTTATGCGTGATATTCTTATGCAATTTGCTAATGAAATTGGTCTAAGTTTTGAGCTTGAGGTGGTTAATTTCGATTCTTTAGATCAGAACCCTCATTCTTTGCCAATGTTTCAATCAAATGGAAATGAGGCAATTGCTGTGAATTTCCCTGTTTGGTCTTGTTCGAATCGGCCCTCTGCTTTGCCCCATCTTATGCGCTTTGTGAAGCagctttcaccaaaaattgtggtgTCTTTAGACCAAGGGTGTGATAGAAATGATCTGACATTCCCACAACATGTGATCCATGCCTTTCAGTCATATACAAACCTATTAGAGTCACTTGATGCTGGTAATGCGACATCCGATGCTGTGAACAAGATTGAGAGGTTCCTTTTTGTACCAAGGATTGAAAGCAGCGTGCTGGGGCGTCTGCAAACACCTGAGAAGATGCCTCTTTGGAGCACACTTTTTTCCTCAGCTGGATTCACCTCTGTAACATTCAGTAACTTCACTGAAAATCAGGCAGATTGTGTGGTGAAGAGAGCTCAAGTGAGGGGATTTCATGTTGAGAAGCGCCAGGCTTCACTTGTTCTTTGCTGGCAGCAAAGGAATCTTATCTCAGCTTCAGCTTGGAGGTGCTGA